One stretch of Lysobacterales bacterium DNA includes these proteins:
- a CDS encoding DUF2058 domain-containing protein, whose protein sequence is MAKVNPLQEQLLKAGLVKKAKVIEVAHQQNKARYAKGSSTPGEMQLEVERVRAEKVERDRALAAERKAKARIIELRAQARQIIEDKKVPRSGDSEYRFTADDSIRTVLVNEDLRKKLSCGALVIVRIDERFELLPRAAVEKVRERDASMIVLDHGQTAGVDPTAAASDDDAYYAQFKVPDDLVW, encoded by the coding sequence ATGGCGAAGGTCAATCCGCTTCAGGAACAACTGCTCAAGGCCGGTCTGGTCAAGAAGGCCAAGGTGATCGAGGTGGCGCACCAGCAGAACAAAGCGCGCTATGCCAAAGGCTCATCCACGCCGGGCGAGATGCAGCTGGAAGTCGAGCGGGTGCGCGCCGAAAAGGTCGAGCGCGACCGCGCACTTGCTGCAGAGCGCAAGGCCAAGGCGCGAATCATCGAGCTGCGCGCCCAGGCACGGCAGATCATCGAGGACAAGAAGGTCCCGCGCTCGGGTGACAGCGAGTATCGGTTCACCGCAGATGACAGCATCCGCACCGTGCTGGTCAACGAGGACCTGCGCAAGAAGTTGTCCTGTGGCGCATTGGTGATCGTACGCATCGACGAACGCTTCGAGCTGCTGCCGCGCGCGGCCGTCGAAAAAGTGCGCGAACGCGACGCCAGCATGATCGTGCTCGATCATGGCCAGACTGCGGGTGTGGACCCCACCGCAGCTGCCAGCGACGACGATGCGTATTACGCGCAGTTCAAGGTGCCTGACGACCTGGTTTGGTGA
- a CDS encoding pseudouridine synthase has translation MSRRPPNIDGLAASTLQLPAGTWVSVLDCLCERFPAVARGQWLERMARGRVVDGDGRWVTPETPHRVGLEVHYYREVSDEMLIPFAEVVLHADADLLVADKPHFLPVTPTGAHVHETLLGRLIRRTGNQSLVPLHRIDRDTAGLVLFSANPQSRARYQALFRERHIEKCYEAIAPALPRVEFPCVRCSRMVAGEPFFRMQEVDGPANSETRIDVLSRAGANWRYALTPITGRKHQLRVHMAALGAAIANDAMYPTLLQRAAGDYSAPLQLLATRLSFTDPLRGIERSFSSDLRLQA, from the coding sequence ATGAGTAGACGCCCACCCAACATCGATGGACTCGCTGCCAGCACACTGCAGTTGCCGGCGGGGACGTGGGTGTCGGTGCTGGATTGCCTGTGCGAGCGGTTCCCGGCGGTGGCGCGCGGGCAATGGCTGGAACGAATGGCACGAGGGCGGGTCGTGGATGGCGATGGGCGGTGGGTGACGCCGGAAACGCCGCATCGGGTGGGGCTCGAAGTGCATTACTACCGGGAAGTTTCCGACGAGATGCTGATCCCGTTCGCTGAAGTCGTGCTGCATGCCGACGCCGACTTGCTGGTGGCGGACAAGCCGCATTTCTTGCCGGTCACGCCAACGGGTGCCCATGTCCACGAGACCCTGTTGGGCCGCTTGATCCGCCGCACCGGGAACCAGTCGCTGGTGCCACTGCACCGGATCGATCGCGACACTGCCGGCCTGGTGTTGTTCTCCGCCAACCCGCAAAGCCGCGCGCGCTACCAGGCGCTGTTTCGCGAGCGGCACATCGAGAAATGCTACGAGGCGATTGCACCGGCGCTGCCCAGGGTCGAATTTCCTTGCGTCCGTTGCAGCCGCATGGTCGCCGGCGAACCCTTCTTCCGCATGCAGGAAGTCGACGGCCCGGCGAACAGCGAAACCCGCATCGACGTGCTCTCACGCGCTGGCGCCAACTGGCGCTATGCGCTGACGCCGATCACCGGCCGCAAGCACCAGTTGCGCGTGCACATGGCCGCGTTGGGTGCAGCGATTGCCAACGACGCGATGTATCCGACCCTGCTCCAGCGTGCGGCCGGCGACTACTCGGCTCCGCTGCAATTGCTGGCCACGCGCCTGTCGTTCACCGATCCGCTGCGTGGCATCGAGCGCAGCTTCTCCAGCGATCTCCGACTGCAAGCCTGA
- a CDS encoding type IV toxin-antitoxin system AbiEi family antitoxin domain-containing protein, giving the protein MSERKGSKLNYLLRALGDTDLASARWLRAQGYSSSLLVRYLRSGWLVAPARGVYANPRARLHWSGVVQSLQQREALNLHVGGRFALAWRGHGHYLRLGSADVVTLYGADRLPGWVAKLPIPERFQHCGRGPFPPTSMRFAGEADDQRLFDDGFERDIDANTLGAGIVMASNERAMLELCDEPPGTAQILDADAAMQGLAGLRPDPVGRLLQRCRSVKAKRLFLALAERHQHAWLARVPLDGVDLGTGKRVLAPGGRLHPKYLITLPEALNEHLG; this is encoded by the coding sequence ATGAGTGAGCGAAAAGGCTCAAAGCTAAACTATCTACTGCGTGCGCTCGGAGACACCGACCTGGCCTCGGCGCGCTGGCTGCGTGCGCAAGGCTATTCGAGCAGCTTGCTCGTCCGATACCTGCGCAGTGGCTGGCTGGTCGCACCTGCGCGCGGGGTCTACGCGAATCCGAGAGCCCGCCTGCACTGGTCTGGCGTCGTGCAATCGCTGCAACAGCGTGAAGCGTTGAACCTGCACGTGGGAGGACGCTTCGCGCTGGCCTGGCGCGGGCACGGGCACTACCTCCGACTCGGCTCGGCCGACGTGGTGACGCTCTACGGGGCCGATCGACTGCCCGGTTGGGTCGCGAAGCTGCCGATTCCCGAACGATTCCAGCACTGCGGCCGAGGGCCATTCCCGCCGACGTCGATGCGTTTCGCTGGCGAGGCCGACGACCAGCGATTGTTCGACGATGGCTTTGAACGCGATATCGACGCAAACACGCTGGGCGCCGGGATCGTCATGGCCAGCAACGAGCGCGCGATGCTGGAGCTCTGTGATGAGCCGCCCGGCACGGCACAGATCCTCGACGCCGACGCAGCCATGCAGGGGCTGGCCGGACTGCGGCCCGACCCGGTCGGCCGCTTGCTGCAGCGCTGCCGCAGTGTGAAGGCCAAGCGCCTCTTTCTGGCGTTGGCGGAACGCCACCAGCACGCCTGGCTTGCGCGCGTCCCGCTCGACGGTGTGGACCTCGGAACCGGCAAGCGCGTGCTCGCGCCGGGTGGGCGCCTGCATCCGAAGTACCTGATCACGCTCCCGGAGGCGCTCAATGAGCACCTGGGATAG
- a CDS encoding group 1 truncated hemoglobin — MRTLPLLLLLLAACATSRPTRLYDALGGAPGIERLVDALSNEYHADPVLGPLFADADRDYFKARLGEQICAISDGGCEYTGLSMAEAHSGMDLSEADFNTFVDASRRAMTRAGFAIGVQNRLLARLAPMRENVIHQ; from the coding sequence ATGCGCACGCTGCCGCTGTTGCTCCTGCTGCTCGCCGCCTGCGCGACCTCGCGCCCGACGCGCCTGTACGACGCACTCGGCGGCGCGCCCGGCATCGAACGCCTGGTCGACGCACTCAGCAACGAATACCACGCCGACCCCGTGCTCGGTCCCCTGTTCGCCGACGCCGACCGCGACTACTTCAAGGCACGCCTTGGCGAACAGATCTGCGCAATCAGCGACGGCGGCTGCGAATACACCGGGCTGTCGATGGCAGAAGCCCACTCCGGCATGGACCTCTCCGAAGCCGACTTCAACACCTTCGTCGATGCCTCCCGCCGCGCCATGACCCGCGCCGGCTTCGCCATCGGCGTCCAGAACCGCCTCCTCGCCCGCCTCGCACCGATGCGCGAAAACGTGATTCACCAGTAG
- a CDS encoding DUF3034 family protein, whose protein sequence is MLRQSVVCLAALIALVGPARAEDEGRLAATGGLVGIEAAAGGGLVPWAVLAGLSTKPGFDLVAGSSLTVLDDFRLESIGLSASWNDRFELSLGRQQFDIDEGLLPPGFDRHLRQTVLGAKLRIAGDLIYGSTPQLALGLQYKRNDDDVLARALGAQRDHDVEAYLSATRLFLDGPFDRNWLLNATLRATRANETGLLGFGSADRSGYELVGEVSAAMFFRPELALGFEYRQKPDGLPGLGESDWRDLFLAWFPSRRISLALAFVDLGHIAARPGQNGVFVSINGNW, encoded by the coding sequence ATGCTGCGCCAGTCCGTTGTCTGCCTCGCCGCGCTGATCGCCCTCGTCGGCCCGGCGCGTGCCGAGGACGAAGGCCGACTCGCAGCCACCGGTGGACTGGTCGGCATCGAAGCCGCGGCCGGTGGCGGGCTGGTGCCATGGGCGGTGCTCGCGGGCCTGTCCACCAAGCCGGGCTTCGACCTCGTCGCCGGCAGCTCGCTCACCGTGCTCGACGACTTCCGTCTCGAGAGCATCGGCCTCAGCGCCTCGTGGAACGACCGCTTCGAGCTCTCGCTCGGGCGCCAGCAGTTCGACATCGACGAAGGCTTGCTGCCGCCAGGCTTCGACCGCCACCTGCGCCAGACCGTGCTCGGCGCCAAGCTGCGCATTGCCGGCGACTTGATCTACGGTTCGACGCCGCAACTGGCGCTCGGCCTGCAATACAAGCGCAACGACGACGATGTACTCGCACGCGCCCTCGGTGCGCAGCGCGACCACGACGTCGAGGCCTACCTCAGCGCGACGCGGCTGTTCCTCGACGGCCCCTTCGATCGCAACTGGCTGCTCAACGCGACGCTGCGCGCGACGCGTGCGAACGAGACCGGACTGCTCGGCTTCGGCAGCGCCGACCGCAGCGGCTACGAGCTCGTCGGCGAGGTCTCGGCGGCGATGTTCTTCCGGCCGGAACTCGCGCTCGGGTTCGAGTACCGGCAGAAGCCCGATGGCCTGCCCGGGCTCGGCGAATCCGACTGGCGTGACCTTTTCCTCGCCTGGTTTCCGTCGCGCCGCATCAGCCTGGCGCTGGCCTTCGTCGATCTCGGCCACATCGCCGCGCGGCCTGGGCAGAACGGCGTGTTCGTTTCGATCAACGGGAACTGGTGA
- a CDS encoding multifunctional CCA addition/repair protein yields MKTYLVGGAVRDRLLGRALKDRDWVVVGATPADLLAAGFLAVGRDFPVFLHPKTREEYALARTERKSGPGYRGFVVSADASVTLEEDLGRRDLSINAIAEDADGQLIDPFGGVRDLEARLLRHVSPAFSEDPVRILRVARFAARYAPLGFRVAAPTMQLMRQMVLAGEAAHLVPERVLQELRGALAEPRPGVFLRVLRACGALRVVLPEIDALYGVPQRIEFHPEYDAGVHLELALDAAALLAPGDGAVAFAVLLHDLGKALTARELLPRHLEHEAAGVVPLDALCMRLRVPNDLAALARVVCREHLNVHRAAELRPGSMVDLLERLDAYRQPQRVAAITLACAADKLGRAGQSFVGFDYPPRELIARALAATLRVDAQPFLDRGLRGPEVGAALREQRCRLLVG; encoded by the coding sequence ATGAAGACCTATCTGGTCGGTGGTGCGGTGCGCGATCGGCTGCTCGGTCGTGCGCTCAAGGATCGCGATTGGGTGGTGGTCGGGGCCACGCCTGCGGACCTGCTCGCCGCCGGTTTCCTCGCGGTTGGCCGCGACTTCCCGGTGTTCCTGCATCCCAAGACCCGCGAGGAATACGCACTCGCGCGCACCGAGCGCAAGTCCGGGCCTGGCTACCGCGGCTTCGTCGTCAGTGCCGATGCATCGGTGACGCTGGAAGAAGATCTCGGCCGCCGCGACCTCAGCATCAATGCCATCGCCGAGGATGCCGACGGACAGTTGATCGACCCCTTCGGCGGCGTGCGCGATCTGGAAGCGCGCCTGCTGCGGCATGTGTCGCCGGCCTTCAGCGAAGACCCGGTGCGCATCCTGCGCGTCGCTCGTTTCGCCGCGCGCTACGCACCGCTTGGCTTCCGCGTGGCGGCGCCGACGATGCAGCTGATGCGGCAGATGGTGCTCGCCGGCGAGGCCGCGCACCTGGTGCCGGAGCGGGTGCTGCAGGAATTGCGCGGCGCGCTCGCCGAACCGCGGCCGGGCGTGTTCCTGCGCGTGCTACGTGCCTGCGGCGCGCTGCGCGTGGTGCTGCCCGAGATCGACGCGCTCTACGGCGTGCCGCAGCGCATCGAGTTCCATCCCGAATACGACGCCGGCGTGCATCTGGAGCTGGCGCTGGATGCCGCCGCCCTGCTCGCACCGGGCGATGGCGCGGTCGCGTTCGCGGTGCTGCTGCATGATCTCGGCAAGGCGCTGACCGCGCGCGAGTTGCTGCCGCGCCATCTCGAACACGAGGCGGCCGGGGTCGTGCCGCTGGACGCGCTGTGCATGCGCCTGCGCGTTCCGAACGATCTGGCGGCGCTGGCGCGGGTGGTCTGTCGCGAACATCTGAACGTGCATCGCGCCGCCGAATTGCGCCCGGGCTCGATGGTCGATCTGCTCGAACGGCTGGACGCGTATCGCCAGCCGCAGCGCGTGGCGGCGATCACGCTGGCCTGCGCCGCCGACAAGCTCGGTCGCGCCGGCCAGTCGTTCGTCGGGTTCGACTATCCGCCGCGCGAACTGATCGCGCGCGCACTCGCGGCCACCTTGCGCGTGGACGCGCAGCCCTTCCTCGATCGTGGCCTGCGCGGCCCCGAGGTCGGCGCCGCGCTGCGCGAGCAGCGCTGTCGGCTGCTGGTGGGGTAG
- a CDS encoding nucleotidyl transferase AbiEii/AbiGii toxin family protein translates to MFERPHHQRIARVLMALDASLLRAHQCWFGGGTAIALRHGEYRESRDIDLLVSDTAGYRELRQHLRGAHDLGPLTRPGAETFAFEREIRIDQYGIRGFVLVDRVAIKFGIVHEGRIGFEVPPRASQTCGVATLTLIDLAASKLLANADRWRDDSVFSRDAFDLAMLEIPPRRLRPALAKAMQAYGPGVVEDLHRALRALRERPGRLAHCMQSLAIGLAPAAMHQRLRRLELRATSGPPT, encoded by the coding sequence GTGTTTGAGCGGCCGCACCACCAACGCATCGCCCGCGTGCTGATGGCGCTGGATGCGTCCTTGCTGCGCGCGCATCAGTGCTGGTTCGGTGGCGGCACGGCGATCGCATTGCGCCATGGCGAATACCGCGAATCCCGCGATATCGACCTGCTGGTGTCGGATACCGCCGGGTATCGCGAATTGCGCCAGCACCTGCGCGGCGCGCACGACCTGGGGCCGTTGACTCGACCCGGCGCGGAGACGTTCGCCTTCGAGCGCGAGATTCGTATCGACCAGTACGGCATCCGCGGCTTCGTGCTGGTCGACCGCGTGGCAATCAAGTTCGGGATCGTCCACGAAGGGCGTATCGGTTTCGAGGTGCCGCCGAGGGCGAGCCAGACCTGTGGCGTCGCCACGTTGACGCTGATCGACCTGGCCGCCAGCAAGCTCCTGGCAAACGCCGACCGCTGGCGCGACGACAGTGTTTTCTCCCGCGACGCGTTCGATCTGGCGATGCTGGAGATCCCGCCGCGACGCTTGCGCCCGGCATTGGCCAAGGCAATGCAGGCCTACGGTCCCGGCGTGGTCGAAGACCTGCACCGCGCACTGCGTGCATTGCGCGAACGCCCAGGCCGGCTCGCGCACTGCATGCAGTCACTGGCAATCGGCCTCGCCCCGGCCGCAATGCACCAACGCTTGCGCCGGCTGGAGCTTCGGGCCACAAGTGGCCCTCCTACATGA
- a CDS encoding helix-turn-helix domain-containing protein, with amino-acid sequence MRITMVAAAEAAGISRVTWHRLEKGEASVAWASVLAAAAVLGLSVQVIEDSGQANASPPLRAMAGWVPLRIPLAEFPGLRRLAWQVDEHIETLSPREAYGVYERNARHLDEASLSGPERTLLRALRTLFAEATSRV; translated from the coding sequence TTGCGCATCACCATGGTCGCTGCCGCCGAAGCGGCCGGCATCTCGCGGGTCACCTGGCACCGACTGGAGAAGGGTGAAGCGAGCGTGGCCTGGGCTTCGGTATTGGCCGCGGCCGCCGTGTTGGGACTGAGTGTGCAGGTCATCGAGGATTCTGGCCAGGCGAACGCTTCTCCGCCGCTGCGGGCAATGGCTGGATGGGTCCCGCTGCGCATTCCGTTGGCGGAATTCCCGGGCCTGCGCCGACTGGCCTGGCAGGTGGACGAACACATCGAGACACTTTCGCCACGCGAGGCTTACGGAGTGTACGAACGCAACGCACGGCATCTGGATGAGGCGTCGCTCTCCGGCCCGGAACGCACGCTGTTGCGCGCGCTGCGGACGCTGTTCGCCGAGGCCACGTCGCGTGTTTGA
- a CDS encoding transposase, translating to MPIDRDRPGHPALRKGRCSVPGWCYLVTTATAERLPWFAADDVAGAVAALHADPGLIAEARLLSWVLMPDHWHGIVQLGPTTTLSQAINRFKTRTALCANAALGRRGAVWAAGFHDHALRNERELEAAREYIRMNPVRGVVRCGRGISVWGVGDGIAFFM from the coding sequence ATGCCAATCGACCGCGACCGACCTGGACATCCCGCATTGCGCAAGGGGCGCTGCTCGGTGCCGGGCTGGTGCTATCTGGTGACGACGGCGACTGCCGAGCGTCTGCCGTGGTTCGCGGCGGACGACGTGGCGGGGGCGGTTGCGGCGTTGCACGCCGACCCCGGATTGATCGCGGAGGCGCGGTTGCTGTCGTGGGTGCTGATGCCCGATCACTGGCATGGCATCGTCCAGCTGGGGCCGACGACCACGCTGTCGCAGGCGATCAACCGCTTCAAGACGCGCACGGCGCTGTGCGCCAATGCCGCGCTCGGGCGTCGCGGGGCGGTGTGGGCTGCGGGTTTCCATGACCACGCCCTGCGCAACGAACGCGAACTGGAGGCGGCGCGCGAATACATCCGCATGAATCCGGTGCGCGGGGTTGTGCGCTGCGGACGGGGCATATCCGTTTGGGGCGTGGGGGACGGAATCGCATTCTTCATGTAG